The Salvia miltiorrhiza cultivar Shanhuang (shh) chromosome 2, IMPLAD_Smil_shh, whole genome shotgun sequence DNA window AGCTGCATTATCGAGAACGGAGATGGGGCTTGAGTATTCAGGAGGAACATAACCAGAATCTGCCGCCTCTTCCTCACTCAGCATCAGGGTAGAATTCTGAGTAAACGATAAAAGCAAGCTCAGAAAAGGAATAGGCCAAATATACTGCATACAGAAGTACAGAAAGTATGAGCAACCTTTTCTACGACACCAGATCGTATAAACTGAGAAGCCTTTGAGGATGAACTATCCAAACTGGTTGCCCCTGGAGATCGTTCAGAGCTATTGAATTCGACATTTCCAGAGCGCCTTATGATGGTTTCATTCAATTCAGCAGAATCCTCAATATCATGGGAACTTGAGTTTCTTGATTCAACGCTGGCCTCGCTCAGTTGCTCATCGCTTTTCTGAGGATAGCTATGCTTCGGTCTCCGTCTTCCACGAGGAGAATTGGACTCGACCTGTTGCTTGTTTGGCTGCTTTCTTGATTTGCTTGAATCAGGAGGAGTGGGAGGTCGAGACCTTCTCTCTGGTTCGAGCTTCTTTTGTTGCATTCTCGGGCTGACTGATCCGGAGATCTTACCCAACACTGCAGACCCCTCTTTGGCCAACTGCTGGGACTTGGTAGAAGTTTGTGTGGTCCTCAAAGTTCTGTTGTTGTTTTTCGTACCGACAGAACTTGGAGCACTCTCTCTTTCACTAGACTTCAAAACCGTATCTTTGGATGTCCTGCCACTGTTTGAACCTTTTCTATTGTCGGCAGATTCACTAGCCCGAAGATTGGGTTGACTAGAAAAGCCACCAAATGAAACTACAGAACCAGCGGGTATACCAGATTTCTCGGCAAGTTTAGCCGGTTTCATTATCACGATAGGAGAGTCGTGATTTTGTGCAGCAAGGGCCTTTCTCCTTGTGATAGCAAGCACTTGATCAGCCAGTGGTTTTCGCCCGTCTGCTGATCTTGAGGAACTTACAAAAAATTCCTCGTGTTCCTTATGACTGTTGAAATTCGAACCTTGCCCGTCTTTTGGTGTTTCCAAGAGTCCTTTTGCCTGCATTGCTTCCAGTATCTGTTTAAGTGCTCTAAGATCCTTCCCTGACTGCGTGAACTCAAGATCTCCTAATCTCTTCTCTATCTCACTGTAAACAGAAGGAAACACCGTGGGAGCCTTTGCAGGAGCTCTTGCACTTCTGGATGCAGGTTTCTGGGAAGTCCTCATCCCGTCTGTCTGCTTCCACGGTGCTGGTTCAATGGGAAGCCACGACATAGGTTTCACTGAACCATCAGAATTCCTCCATCGTGGCGAGATGGGCTCCTTCCACGAGTTCTTTGAGGGACTAGATGGTTGAACTGGTTTGGTTTTATCTGATTTCTCAAATGAGCTCGATTCATCAACAAAGCTTTCGTCTTGATAACTCCTAGTAGAACCCATCTTGCTGTCACCGGATGAAACAGAATCGGGTAGTGAGTCCAAACCCATCAGCTTTGCAACGACGCTAGGAGGGCGGGCTTGAACCTTCCCCTCAACCACATCGCAATTTTTCTGCATAGGTTTTGAGAGGAAGTTGGACTTTGAGTCAGCACCCAGACTCCGCATCGAGCTCTCCCTACTGTCCAATGAAAGTCTTGGAAGGTCTTTAAGCTTCAGAGCGGGATTGGAACCATCTGCGCGGTTTGTTTCCCTTCCATCATAAGAAAACCGAGGGGTGTCTTTTGGGATTGAAAAAGGGGTGtcttttgagattgaaaaaGATGATCCATCTTTGTAATGGTACGATGATGATCTCAAAAGTGCTCTAGGTTCATTGTTTTCTTGAAGCTTAGCAAGAATTCTAAGAGATTCCTTGATGTCAGCAGGCGTGCTCCGCTTCTTGTCACTATCATTGGTTTTTGATTGTAGCCTTGGTGAGTCTCTGTACATGAAGGGAACTGCAGCTCCCTCGGTAGGCTTGGCTTTCACCGATGAACCATGAGTTTCCCTATAAATTGACTCCTTCACCAGATCCCGAAGGTCAACACTTTGTCGACTAAATTGGGGAGATGTGTTCTGCAGGCTCATTGCCGGGTCCCTTGAAGGAGTTTCGGGAAAAACCATTCTGTCAAATGATCCAGCTTCCAACTGGGTAGCTTTGTTACAGTCAAGGGAAGAGAACGAGGATGAGTGGGATGAAGAGGAGAATGAAGGCCTCGATGATTCAATGGAGTATCTTTGCCGGTCTTGCATATTCTTGTAAGAATACTTATCCTGCATTATCAAAACGTCAATTCACCTCAGACTGATAGCTATGTTCATGGTAAGATCAAAATCACCTTGACAAGTACACGACATTAACATTATTTCACCCTCATATGGAAAATGCTTAACTTAAGAGCCTAATTACATCTTGATATTCATTGGCACGCACAGTTGCAAGTTCGGACAACTTATGGGAAGATGCAAATCATGAAACTAATAGCCATGATATAACTATTCGATGCTAAAGATGTGATAACCAAGATTAGGCTGAAATTAGAACCACAATACCACCAGCAACAAATGTATATTCAAAGGATGGTGACATTTTCATCTAAACCATAAGAGGGCATATGGAAAAACTAAACGGATTATGCACTTCTCTCAGGATACAATAGAGTTCGTCGTGCACTTCACAAAACTTAAAAACAACATAAGATTTCATGCAAAAGAATTGACAGAGATTTCAATGATCCAAAGTCCAGTATAAATATTTTCGTCTGTGGCAGCCAGCACAAGCAAACACACTATTAAGCAACACATACCATATAACTTAATAACTCAAGGTTCAGAGGCTTTACCAATGATGAGGGCTTCGGGTTTGCACCATTAGAATCTCTCAATGTATCACTACTGATGTGGGAACTTCCTGCAGAAACACGACCATCCGATGCTAAGATACTCGCTCTTATCAATCCAATGACAACTAAGAACGAAACGAGCGAATTTCACAACAATGCAAGACGACATTAAGAATGATGATTCGTTCTCAAGCATACAACAAACAACAAAGTCATTGAGTTCAGTAGAGCATTAGCAGTATCAGTGAGAAAATGGCCATAACCAAAATGGTAAATAATTATGCTAACTTTCCTAAAACAAACAACACTGTCGAAGAAAGCCACAAACACTCCAAAATCGATGTAAGTAAATGTTTAccgggaggcggcggcggcagcctCTTGGTGGTGTTGCTAAGCATGTGTTGGCGATCAAACATTTGAAAGATCCCAGTCATACACCCTATTTGCAAATCTGGATTCTCATCTGTTAAAGAATGCAAAAGCCTCGCTGCCATCTCTCTTCGATAATTAAACCAAATTAGCCTTCCCCCCCTACCCTACCCCACAAATTATATGCTACCAACTATGCCTATTCATCAACAGCTCTGCAAAACCAGAATTTACGCCGTATATTCTTGGTCATCCTCGACAAGACGCCAAAACGCCTCCAAAAAGGTGAATAAAACCAAATCCTTGAATGATGTTTACAGCACTGCAAATAGCAATCTTCTTCAAAAATCACTTAACGTAATCATGTCATCATCACTGCACTAAAGCAGCCAGCTCCTCTCGATCGAACCCAGGAGTCAAATACCACTAAATCTATCAAAAGCCCTTCAAAATTGAACTCATTAATGCTCCAACACACCAATGTGCAAAATCAGATCTTTGTCG harbors:
- the LOC131008787 gene encoding protein LONGIFOLIA 2-like, producing the protein MAARLLHSLTDENPDLQIGCMTGIFQMFDRQHMLSNTTKRLPPPPPGSSHISSDTLRDSNGANPKPSSLDKYSYKNMQDRQRYSIESSRPSFSSSSHSSSFSSLDCNKATQLEAGSFDRMVFPETPSRDPAMSLQNTSPQFSRQSVDLRDLVKESIYRETHGSSVKAKPTEGAAVPFMYRDSPRLQSKTNDSDKKRSTPADIKESLRILAKLQENNEPRALLRSSSYHYKDGSSFSISKDTPFSIPKDTPRFSYDGRETNRADGSNPALKLKDLPRLSLDSRESSMRSLGADSKSNFLSKPMQKNCDVVEGKVQARPPSVVAKLMGLDSLPDSVSSGDSKMGSTRSYQDESFVDESSSFEKSDKTKPVQPSSPSKNSWKEPISPRWRNSDGSVKPMSWLPIEPAPWKQTDGMRTSQKPASRSARAPAKAPTVFPSVYSEIEKRLGDLEFTQSGKDLRALKQILEAMQAKGLLETPKDGQGSNFNSHKEHEEFFVSSSRSADGRKPLADQVLAITRRKALAAQNHDSPIVIMKPAKLAEKSGIPAGSVVSFGGFSSQPNLRASESADNRKGSNSGRTSKDTVLKSSERESAPSSVGTKNNNRTLRTTQTSTKSQQLAKEGSAVLGKISGSVSPRMQQKKLEPERRSRPPTPPDSSKSRKQPNKQQVESNSPRGRRRPKHSYPQKSDEQLSEASVESRNSSSHDIEDSAELNETIIRRSGNVEFNSSERSPGATSLDSSSSKASQFIRSGVVEKNSTLMLSEEEAADSGYVPPEYSSPISVLDNAAYAHDSPSPIKYTGKTLKVDVLAVNERDSNAVEQSSTESFVSSSMESSSTFDYTRKKLQNIDNLVQKLRRLNSSHDEARTDYIASLCENTNPDHRYISEILLASGLLLRDLGSNLTDFQFHPSGHPINPELFLVLEQTKASASSKDECAVKTTTRLATSEKLQRKLIFDTVNETLARKLASTPPQSEPWRRPIKLARKVLNAQNLLKELCCEIEELETKSPICCSGEEDDGWKTIFCHDVLLQSDNWMSFDADVSGVVLDIERLVFKDLVDEIVRGESAGLTIKRGNRKLSAK